AAATAATGCCAACAAACTCACTGAAGTGCATAATGTGTGTTCCATATGAATTAGAGTAGGACATTTGACATACAAATATTTTCACTGCAAGAAATTCTTTTAACAACAAAGTTCTACCTATTATTAACTGGTCAATAGTTACAACGGCAAATATGGCTAACTAACGCATTACAAGGTGTCCAAGCCCGATATTCAACAGCATTTAAAGCCAAGCAGTGAGTAAAGACAGCCCTCCAATACAAGCATCTAACACAAATATGTCAGCCAACGATGGTCTACAAAGATGGTCTACAGCCAACTTCTTTACTTCTATCAAACATGAAGTCAGGTGGCAGCTCATGAGGACAAAATAACCCTCCTGTATGCTCAAACCTTCCTTCCCAATACAATTGTAGCTTAATTACTCTCAATACCCATCTCCTTTCTCTTCAACTCCAATGCCATGCGTTCATTTTCAAGTTTCATCCTTTCATTTTCTATCTTCATTATTTCCAATTCCCTGTCCTTTTTCCTGCTAAATTTTTGCCATTTGAAACGCTCTTTCTCCAATTCCAACATTTGGGCCTGAATTTGCAGCTTCTGCTCTTCCAATTGAAGTGACCGATGACTCATCCACTGCTTTTGCAAAAGATTTGCTTTCATGCCTTGTGGCATCACTTGGTTCACATCAGTAGGTGCACTCTGTGAtggaaaaattaaatttctgCTACAATCTAAAGCACTAAAAGAATGACCATAACAGCCATCTTCATTGCCATGACCATGCTTTATCCTTTTAGAGGAACTCCCAGAAATACCATATGGCATTCGTTCCACATGCAAAGCATGACTCTCCTCGTAGTCTTCACGATCATCCAATTCAGCATCCTGATCATCCTCTTCATTATCATCTGCTGGGTGCTTCCTAATATTATTCTCATCTGGATCCTCTCTACTTCTGAGAGCCAAGCGCAATGACCGTTGCAATTCAGGGTCATGAGGCAAATGTAAACGGTTTCCGTTGTGATAAGAACACATCTCTTCATAATGCAAATGCTTTGAGCTGAGGATTTTCCTTACCTCCTCCTTTGCTTTCTCGGATACATGATCCATCATGTCCAA
This region of Coffea arabica cultivar ET-39 chromosome 3c, Coffea Arabica ET-39 HiFi, whole genome shotgun sequence genomic DNA includes:
- the LOC113734862 gene encoding uncharacterized protein, with translation MEGNLASGSMMPGNGSFGGLDLQGSMRIHHQQPNPFSLHQHNQSHSRQGSMAHQTIHENFPLTIGSMQEHDHTISLADFNKGDKAKCVSDEDEPSFTEDAADGHNESSKGKKGFPWQRVKWTDTMVRLLVTAVSYIGEEAAADYGGARRKFANLQKKGKWKSVSKVMAERGHFVSPQQCEDKFNDLNKRYKRLNEILGRGTSCEVVENPALLDMMDHVSEKAKEEVRKILSSKHLHYEEMCSYHNGNRLHLPHDPELQRSLRLALRSREDPDENNIRKHPADDNEEDDQDAELDDREDYEESHALHVERMPYGISGSSSKRIKHGHGNEDGCYGHSFSALDCSRNLIFPSQSAPTDVNQVMPQGMKANLLQKQWMSHRSLQLEEQKLQIQAQMLELEKERFKWQKFSRKKDRELEIMKIENERMKLENERMALELKRKEMGIESN